A region from the Flavobacteriales bacterium TMED191 genome encodes:
- a CDS encoding pyridoxine 5'-phosphate synthase, whose translation MTRLSVNINKAATLRNARGGGRPNITQFAIDCESFGADGITVHPRPDERHIKSSDLFSLAKVITKEFNIEGYPSEEFITLVLKIKPTQVTLVPDPPNVLTSNQGWDVIKNKNFLSSVINKLHLEGIRTSIFIAPQKEMIRAAKEINSDRVELYTEFYSTNYPLNKHDAIKQYFTAANYANELNLGLNAGHDLDLHNLNFFHKTIPNLLEVSIGHALICDALYLGLKETISSYKRLLK comes from the coding sequence ATGACACGCCTTAGTGTAAATATAAACAAAGCTGCTACATTAAGAAATGCAAGAGGGGGGGGGAGGCCTAATATCACTCAATTTGCCATTGATTGTGAATCTTTTGGAGCAGATGGAATTACGGTACATCCAAGACCTGATGAAAGACATATTAAAAGTTCCGATTTATTTAGTCTTGCTAAAGTAATTACAAAAGAATTTAATATTGAAGGTTATCCCTCAGAAGAGTTTATAACGCTGGTTTTGAAAATAAAACCTACACAGGTCACTTTAGTTCCTGACCCCCCTAATGTACTTACGTCCAATCAAGGTTGGGATGTTATAAAAAATAAAAACTTTTTATCCTCAGTGATTAATAAATTACATTTAGAGGGCATCAGAACTTCTATATTTATTGCACCCCAGAAAGAAATGATTAGGGCAGCTAAAGAAATTAATTCAGATAGAGTTGAGCTTTACACGGAATTTTACTCTACAAATTATCCATTGAATAAGCATGATGCTATTAAACAATATTTTACAGCTGCAAATTATGCTAACGAATTAAATCTTGGATTAAATGCAGGTCATGATTTAGATTTACACAATTTAAATTTTTTTCATAAAACCATTCCTAATTTACTAGAAGTTTCAATTGGTCATGCGTTAATTTGTGATGCATTATATTTAGGTTTAAAAGAAACAATTAGCTCTTATAAAAGACTTTTGAAATGA
- a CDS encoding CBS domain-containing protein gives MILDIIKKDIDPLNIKDEGIYALSIMDEYKVNHLPVINSQNELLGLINESTILNMEDLQKSIQSIKNKLHNIYIYFDEHIFKAIQIISENQLTLVPVINKEYQYVGYIKAVDIITKIGTINVNQSSMCILIITTNENNYMLSEISRLIEENNGKVLSLFTEFKDNKININIMIRCSNAERIIQALERYDYNISNKFINQPDLDNLDDRFESFIKFLNP, from the coding sequence ATGATATTAGATATTATAAAAAAAGATATTGATCCGCTAAATATAAAAGATGAAGGCATTTATGCACTATCTATAATGGATGAATATAAAGTTAACCACCTTCCTGTTATTAATTCGCAAAATGAACTTCTTGGACTCATCAATGAAAGTACAATTTTGAATATGGAAGACTTACAAAAATCTATACAATCTATCAAAAATAAACTTCATAACATTTATATATATTTTGATGAGCATATATTTAAAGCAATTCAAATAATTTCAGAAAATCAACTAACACTAGTTCCTGTAATAAACAAAGAATATCAATATGTTGGATATATTAAAGCAGTCGATATTATAACAAAAATTGGAACCATCAATGTAAATCAATCTAGTATGTGTATCCTAATTATAACTACAAACGAAAACAACTACATGCTTTCTGAAATATCTAGATTGATTGAAGAAAATAATGGCAAAGTACTTTCATTATTTACAGAATTTAAAGACAATAAGATTAATATAAACATCATGATAAGGTGTTCAAATGCGGAAAGAATTATACAAGCTCTAGAAAGATATGATTATAATATTTCTAATAAATTTATCAATCAACCAGATTTAGATAATTTAGATGATAGATTTGAATCCTTTATAAAATTTCTAAACCCCTAG
- a CDS encoding NAD kinase yields the protein MKLILHGKKFSKNIGEQIICFIDELILGNHNIICTKSFFQLLEKRTFKYNNKTIKTIKSIDEVQQNIDYIICFGGDGTILDAATLVKNTEIPIVGINTGRLGFLATISRNEISTLMHYLTNKKYQLSNRTLLEIQAEDTNLPFPYALNEISVSSKENSSMINIQVLLNNEYLNTYWADGLIISTPTGSTGYSLSCGGPIVMPNSNNFIITPIAPHNLNVRPLIVSDNNIIKLKIIDPNNSRKFLLSMDSRNEYLRKGTCITIKKANYNIKLLELLSANYSQTIREKLLWGLDTRNYEVL from the coding sequence ATGAAATTAATACTGCATGGTAAAAAATTCTCAAAAAATATTGGTGAACAGATAATCTGTTTTATTGATGAGCTAATTTTGGGAAATCATAATATTATTTGCACAAAATCTTTTTTTCAATTATTAGAAAAAAGAACTTTTAAATACAATAATAAAACGATTAAAACGATTAAATCTATAGACGAGGTTCAACAAAATATTGATTATATTATTTGTTTTGGTGGAGATGGTACAATCTTAGATGCTGCTACATTAGTTAAAAACACTGAAATACCAATTGTTGGAATTAATACTGGAAGACTTGGTTTTTTAGCAACAATTTCAAGGAATGAAATATCTACATTAATGCATTATTTAACTAACAAAAAATACCAACTGAGTAATCGGACTCTGCTAGAAATTCAAGCTGAAGATACCAACTTGCCATTCCCATATGCTCTAAATGAAATATCCGTCTCATCAAAAGAAAACTCCTCAATGATTAATATTCAAGTTTTATTAAATAATGAGTATTTAAACACTTATTGGGCTGATGGGCTAATTATTTCTACTCCTACTGGCTCTACTGGTTATTCATTGAGTTGTGGTGGACCTATTGTGATGCCTAATTCTAATAATTTTATAATTACACCAATTGCACCTCATAATTTAAATGTCCGTCCACTAATTGTTTCTGATAATAATATCATCAAACTTAAGATTATTGATCCTAATAATAGTCGGAAATTTTTATTATCCATGGACTCAAGAAATGAATATCTTAGAAAAGGAACCTGTATAACTATCAAAAAAGCAAATTATAATATTAAATTACTAGAATTACTTTCAGCAAATTACTCACAAACAATTAGAGAAAAGCTTCTATGGGGCTTAGACACTAGAAACTATGAAGTACTATAA